The region TAAAAATAATTTAGGAGTCATTCCTTATTTTTCTCTCGCCAGTGGATTCTTAACCGGGAAATATAGAAAAAAAGAAGATTTTGAAGGCAAAGAGCGAAAAATGTTCGCCGATAAATTCCTGAATGATCGGGGTGAAAAAATCCTGAAAAGCCTTGATGAAATTTCAGAAAATCATAATATTTCTCAAGCAGGTGTTGCTCTTGCCTGGTTAATAAATAGACCAGGAGTAAGTGCACCAATTGCAAGTGCTACCAAATCTTCGCATTTAAAATCTTTTAAAGAAGCAGTTGAAGTTTCACTTTCAAGAGAAGATATGGAGGTTTTGAATAAAGGGAGTAAGCAAGAATAATAAAAAATAAAAACCCCTTATGGCGAAGAGATTGCTTCAGCTAAAAAGCTTCGCAATGACGGAAAAAACAAGCTATACGTCATTGCGAAGCCGCTTTTTTCGGCGGTTGAAGTAATCTCATCCAGGGAAATTAACTTGGAAAAAAATCAGGAATTAAGAAAAGATTGCCTGGTTATAATTCCCATAATGTCGAATTATTCCCAGCATTAATAGTTTACTTCAGAGTAAAATTTTTATTAACCTAAAACCTTTACTAATTCATCAAAATCTACTTTTTCCTGTTCGCCTGTTTTCATATTTTTCAGGGTAAATTTTTGCATTTCCATTTCTTCTTCTCCAGCCAGAATTACAAACGGAACTTCGCGTTTGTTAGCATAATTCATTTGCTTTTTCATTTTCGCTGCATCAGGAAATAGTTCCGCAGTAATACTTTCACTTCTCAATTTATTTACGGCTTTTAGCGCGTAAAGTGCTTCTTCATCACCAAAATTGATGAAAAGCGCTTTAGTATTTTGGGTAACGGCTTTAGGAAAAAGATCAAGTTCTTCTAAAACCAAATAAATACGATCTAAGCCAAAAGAAATTCCCACACCACTCACATCTTTTAAACCGAAAATTCCGGTTAAGTCGTCGTATCTTCCGCCGCCGCCTATTGAGCCCATTTGCACCTTTTCTGGAGCTGAAACTTCAAAAATAGCTCCTGTGTAATAATTAAGTCCACGAGCCAGGGTTACATCAAGATCAAGTTTGGCAGTTTTTAAAGGCATTTCAGCGATAGCCTTTTCAATAAATTCCAGCTCTTCAATACCTTCTTTTCCGGTTTCGGAAGAAGCCAATATTTCTTTAATTCCGGCAATTTTTTGAGTAAAAGAACCCTTTAAACTAAAAATTGGCTGAATTTTTTCAATGGCGTTTTCAGAAATTCCTTTTTGCAGCATTTCTTTCTTTACACCCTCTTCCCCTATCTTATCCAGTTTATCTAGTGCTACTGTGAAATCAATAAGTTTATCTTTTTCACCAATAACTTCGGCAAAACCAGATAGCACCTTTCGGTTATTAATTTTAATAGTGACACCTTCTAATTTTAAAGCTGAAAAAACTGCATCGTATAATTGCACGAATTCTACTTCCTGCCAAAGGCTTTTACTACCAACTACATCTGCATCACACTGAAAAAATTCTCTAAAACGTCCTTTTTGTGGTCTGTCAGCTCTCCAAACTGGCTGAATCTGGTAGCGCTTAAATGGGAAATCTATTTCATTTTGATGCTGCACTACATAACGAGCAAAGGGTACGGTAAGATCGTATCGCAAGGCTTTTTCACTAATTGAAGATGTGATCTTTAAGCTATCTCTATTTTTGTAAGCTTCAGCATCGGCTTTCTTAAGAAAATCGCCCGAATTCAAAATTTTAAAAATTAATCGATCTCCTTCTTCCCCATATTTCCCCATAAGGGTATCAGAATTCTCAAAACTTGGAGTCTCGATAGGTTGAAAACCAAATTTTTTAAATTCGGTTTTAATTTGGTCGAAAATAAAATTTCTTTTAGCGACTTCGGCCGGGTTAAAATCTCGAGTTCCTTTTGGGATAGAAGGTTTTTGTGCCATAAAATTTTTAGGGTATAACTACCATTTTTAGTTTAAAATTAGCGCCACAATGCGACTTAAACAGTGCTGCAAATATCTTAAATTTTAAATGAACCCAAACAAATTTCAGATTTTAAGTAACATTCTTCCATTTATGAAGTCTAACTAAATAGCACTGAAAAAACTTTCTATGTTCGGGTTATTTAAAGAAAACATAAGCATCGCTTTTAATTCCATTAAAAGTCAGTTACTTAGAACCATACTTACCGTGTTGATTATCGCTATTGGAATCACTGCGCTGGTTGGAATTTTGAGTGCGGTAACCGCGTTGGAAAATACTATTAGTAGTGATTTTGCCTCTATGGGAGCAAATACCTTTAATATTCAACGCTATGAGTTCAATTCTCAACGCCAGGGCGGCGGTGAAGTTGAAAAAGTAAATCCTATAATCACTTACCGGGAAGTACGTAAATTTGAAGAAAATTACCAGTATCCGAAAGCGCAAACTGCAGTATCATTTACTGGAACCGCAGGTGCTGAAGTTAAATATATCAACGAAAAAACCGATCCGGAAGTAAGGGTTCTTGGTGTTAACGAAAATTTTCTTGAGAATTCTGGTTTAAACGTAGAAAAAGGCCGGGAGTTCAATATTTTTGATATTCAAAATAATAATAATGTAGTAATACTGGGCTCTGATTTCGCCAAACCCGAAGGACTTTTTAAGGGTGCCGACCCTATAGATAAAATAATTAGTATAAGAGGCGGCAAATTTAGAGTTATTGGAATATTGGAATCAAAAGGCTCTACCTTTGGAAACAATCAAGATCTACGGGTTTTAATGCCAATACAAGTAGCTCGCTCTATGTTTACGCAGCCGCAAATAAACTATGCCGTAAGTGTGAAGGTTGATGATAAAGAATTATTGGAAGGCGCCCAGGATGAGGCAATCTTAACCTTTAGAAATATTAGGAAACTTAATCCTATAGAAGAAAATAATTTTGGACTGGAACGCAGTGACGATCTTATTAATCGAATTTTCTCCATTACCAGTTATCTAAATTACGCGGCCTGGATTATTTCTATCATTACCATATTTGGCTCCTCTATAGCTTTAATGAATATTATGTTAGTAAGCGTAACCGAAAGAACCCGCGAAATTGGTGTTAGAAAAGCCCTGGGAGCAAAACGAAAAACTATTGCTACCCAATTCTTTATGGAAACCCTTATTATTGGCCAAATAGGTGGCCTTTTAGGAATTATCCTTGGAATATTGATTGGTATAGCCGTTTCTGCCGCAGCTGATTTTGACTTTACCACACCCTGGGTTGCTATCCTCTGGGCTACAGCAATTACGATTTTAGTAGCTATTCTCGCCGGAAGTTATCCCGCAGCCAAAGCAGCAAAACAAGATCCTATAGAATCACTTAGGTATGAGTAGTGAGTAGTGAATAGTGAATAGTGAATAGTGAAATTAGAGATTCTTCATTAGATTTTATTAATCCCGGTAAAAGCATAAATGGAAGCTAAAGGCTACTATTTTTCATTCCTTTTTATTCTGAAAGATATTCCAGGAGTAAGCATTACAATACCGTAATTCACAGTGAATGTATTGCTTTTTTTAACGATGAGGCCGAATGTAGATAGAAGAGAAGTTGAAAAAACAGAACTAAAATAAATTATTTAGAAAATAAATTCAACGGATTCTTAGGCCGATTTTTAGCCTTATTTACTCTCTACCATATTATCAAAATAGCGATAAAGATCTCCTTTAGTAATATTCGCACCTTGTTTTATAAGTGCAAAAATATCCTTATTTCTATCCTCACTTAAAGCTTTAGAAGAAGTATAAATATTTACAGATTCATCCAGCAAATTAGTTTGTAGCCAGCTGTAACCTTTTCTTGTGGTTAGATCTACTCCTTCGTGTTCAATTTTAATTGCAATAAGATGAATCGTGACTTCAGTAATATGAAAAAGGTAAATTTGATTGGCAGAAAAATGTTCCAGGAATTCCACTTTATTTAGAACACCTTCCCAAATAAGGTCACTAAAAACATCAAGCTCCTGCTCTGCCGCTTTTGGTTGCTCTTTTTTTATTTTCTCCCATTCATCGGCAGTAATAGATTGTGAAGCGAGGAAATTAATGAATTCCTGCTTCATTTCTTCAAACTGTTCTTTGGTTAATCTGGAATATTTCATTCTTAATAAAAATTAAATAGATCGATAAAAATCGTCATCCTGAATATATTTCAGGATCTAATTTGTTAGTAATTCTAAACTTGTTAGAAGCTGAAACCAGTTCAGCTTGACGAAAATAATAACTCCGAAATGTTAATTGTGAATTAGGGTCTCAATAAAATAAGAAAAGCCCACTACTGGAGCGGGCTTTTAACTTTGTAATAAAATATATTAAGCTTCAGATACTACATCAAAATTGTAAGTAGTCACTACTTCACGATGAAAACGTAAAGTTGCTTCGTACTGTCCTAATCTCTTGATGTTTCCACCTGCTATGCTAATAAATTTCTTATCGATTTGGATTCCTTCTTTAGCGAAAGCTTCAGCTAAATCACCATTAGTGATAGATCCAAATAATTTGTCTCCAGCACCAGCTTTAGCAGTTAACTTAACCTCTACATTATTAAGTTTTTCTGCTTGCTTCTTAGCTTCATCGATATGTTTTTGCTCTTTATAGGCTCTTTGCTTCAGGGTTTCAGCTAAAACTTTTTTAGCCGAAGGAGTTGCAAGATGTGCATATCCCTGAGGAATAAGATAATTTCTGCCATAACCGTTCTTCACGTTTACAACATCATCTTTAAAACCTAAATTATCTACGTCTTGTCTAAGTATCAATTCCATAATTGCCTCTTTTTATTTTAGTAAATCACCAACATATGGCATTAACGCAAGGTGACGTGCTCTTTTTACAGCAACAGCCACTTTTCTTTGGTATTTTAAAGAAGTACCGGTTAGACGGCGAGGTAACAATTTACCTTGCTCGTTTACGAAACTCATCAACCAATCTGGATCCTTATAATCGACATACTTAATTCCAGACCTTTTAAAACGACAATACTTCTTCGTTTTACTAGTCTCTATATTAAGAGGAGTAAGATATCTAATCTCTCCGTCTTTTTTTCCTTTTGCTTGTTGTTCAATAGATGTAGCCATACTTACGCTTTTTCTTGTTGTCTTCTATTTCTTCTTTTCTCAGCCCAGTCGATAGCATGTTTGTCTAACTTCACAGTTAGGTAACGCATCATACGCTCGTCTCTTCTAAAAGCAAGTTCCAACGGCTCTATAGCCTCTCCTGGAGCTTTGAATTCAAACAGGTGGTAAAACCCGCTCTTTTTGTGTTGAACTGGGTAGGCTAACTTTCTAAGCCCCCAATCTTCTTTCGATACCATCTCGGCCCCTTTAGAAACAAGAAATTCTTCGTATTTCTGAACTGTCTCCTTTATCTGCTCATCAGATAAAACGGGATTCAAGATGAAAACAGTTTCATAAGTGTTCATAAAAATTTACTTTAAATTAAATTGAGTGCAAAAGTAGCTCATTTATTTCTATTTTCAAAGCATAAAAGTGAAGGAACTTTAATACTAAAAAACAAGTATTTTGCTTAAAAAAGCAAAAATTCCGATATCGGTAACAAAATATATAAAACTCAATTAATTAGTTTTAGATAAAGTTCAAATTAATCCGACGAATGTAAAGTTTATCTTGTAATTATGATATTTTATGTTTAATATTGTTATTACTTAACCTAACTGCCGTGGAAGAAATTTTACTCAAATGTATTGTTGTTGACGATTCTAGCTTGCAACGATTAGCTATCGTCAAGTTGATTAGAGACCATGCAAACCTTAAGCTAGTTTCGGAGTATAATAATGCTATTGAGACAAAAAATGGCCTTTTAGATAATGAAATCGATTTGATATTTCTAGATATTGAAATGCCTGTTCTAACAGGTTTTGAACTTTTAGACGATCTTCCAAATAAACCGCAAATTATCTTTGTAACCGGGAAAACACAGTATGCCTTTAAAGCTTTTGATTATGATGCGGTAGATTATATTCATAAACCGGTAACTAAAGAACGCTTCAATAACGCGGTTGCTAAAGCAATAAACTTATATAAATTAAAACATCAAATCGCCGCGGCGCCTGAAGATGAAGACTATATTTTTGTAAAAAGTAATCTTAAAAATCGAAAGGTTTTTCTAAACAAACTAAAGTATATACAGGCATTAGGAGATTATGTGAAATTTGTAACTGAAAAGGAAAACTTTGTGGTGCTCGCTACAATGAAGTCTTTTGAAGAGCAATTACCTAATGATAAGTTTCTTAGAACGCATAAATCTTATATTGTAAATCTAGATAAGATTGAGCGCTACAACTCTAAGAACATTGAGATTGATAAGCGAGGGTGTAATCTCAAGTCTGTCTAGACTTTGAAAATTAAATTAAAATTTTTAGACTAGATTATGACACAAGAAGAGATTAAGGAATTAAAGGAAAAAGCATTAAAACAATTTTTATCAGGAGAATCCCTAACCGGCAAAAACGGCGCTTTTGCTCCAATGCTTAGGGAGTTTATGGAAGAGGCCCTGGAAGCAGAAATGTCTTCGCACCTTTCCGATGAAGAAAAAGGCTCAAAAGCAGGTAATAAGCGTAATGGCAAAGGCAAAAAGACCCTAAAGAGCAGCCAAGGGGACGTCACCATTAACACGCCCCAGGATCGTAACAGTACCTTTGAGCCGGAGATCGTAGCGAAACGCCAGCGTATCCTGGCCGATAATTTAGAAAAGCAGATTATAGGCATGTACGGGATGGGCAATAGCCTGCGGGATATCTCAGCTCATATAGAGGAAATGTATGATTCCAAGATATCCACACACGTTCTAAGTGATATTACGGACCGGGTGATTCCCAAGGTTAAGGAATGGCAGGATCGCCCCTTGGAGCCGGTATATTGCATCCTATGGCTCGACGCGATGCACTTCAAGGTACGCGAAGAAGGCAAAGTAAAGCACAAGGCCTTGTATAATATTTTAGGAATAAATAAAGCTGGAAGAAAGGAAGTGCTGGGTATGTATATCTCGGAAAGTGAAGGGGCCAATTTTTGGCTTCAGGTGCTGACCCAATTAAACAACCGTGGCTTAAAAGATATTCTGATTGCCTGTACGGATAATCTTACGGGCTTTAGTGAAGCCATTCATTCTGTTTATCCCAAGACTGATATTCAGCTATGTATTGTCCACCAGATCCGCAATAGTATGAAGTATGTGGCCAGTAAGGATCAAAAAGATTTTATGAAAGACCTTAAACTGGTGTACAAGGCTGACACCAAAGACCAGGCTGAATCGGCTTTACTGGATCTGGAAGAAAAATGGGGCAAAAGATATCCCATAGTGATCCGTTCCTGGAATGATAACTGGGACCGATTGAGTGCTTATTTTGAATATACCGCACCCATTAGAAAACTCATATACACCACAAATGCCGTAGAGGCTTTTCACCGGCAGGTAAGAAAAGTAACCAAGACCAAAGGCGCTTTTACCAATGATATGGCACTATTGAAGCTGGTTTACCTAGCTACCAGAAGAATTGAAAAGAAATGGAACGCCCCACTGCAGAACTGGGGTTTGGTAGTTCAACAATTAGCTATTAAATTTGAAGGTCGGCTAGAGTTGGACTTAGCCACCAATGAAACGAAAAACTAAAATTTTCTTCTCCCGGGGGTACCCCCGGGAGAAGAAGCAGACAGAGTTGAGCTAACACTCCCTGATAAGCAAAAGTTACCACTTAGTCGCCATAAGAAAACTAACTTGGTTGAAGCTTTAAGCGCTATTCAATAAACTAATTACTTCACAATTAATTATAATCTCTCAACCTTACTATTTTCAGGTTCTAACTTATCAACAAAATAGATCCTGAAACCAGTGAAGAATTATATCCAAAGAAGTCAGTCTACTTATATAGGATCTACATTAATTACCACTTTTACGCTTCTAAACGCTCCAATAGCTTTAAAACTTTCCATAATACGTTGAAGCAATTCTTTTGTTTTTCCTAACGATTGTTGCTGCGGAATTTTAAGCAGAATATTCTTATAATACTCATTTCTAATTCTGGCAACGGGTGGAAATTCTGGCCCCAACACATTTTCTTTAAAAACATTTTTCATTCCTGTAGCTAACCAGTCGGCACCATCATTTGTTTTAGAATAATCCCGGCATTTTAAAGTAATTCTAATCAGGCGGTAAAATGGCGGATACTTATAATTGTAACGTTCTTCTAACTGATCTTTATACATCCCGGCATAATCTCCCATAGAAACCTGTTGAATAATCTGGTGATGTGGATTGTAACTTTGAATCAATACCTTCCCCCGTTTCTTTGTTCTCCCTGCTCTACCGGCCACCTGAAGCATTAGCTGGAAACTGCGTTCATGAGCTCTAAAATCAGGAAAATTCAATAAATTATCGGCATTCATAATCCCTACCAGGTTCACCTTTCTAAAATCAAGTCCCTTGGTAAGCATCTGGGTTCCTATTAGAATATCGATCTCCTGTTGTTCAAAAGCATTAATTAGTTTTTCATAAGCATATTTGCCACGGGTAGTATCCTGATCCATTCTTGCCGTTTTATAATCAGGAAAAATGGTTTTTAACTCGGTCTCAATTTGCTCAGTTCCAAAACCCTTGGTTGTAACTTCAGAACTGTCACAAGCCATACATTTTTTTTGCATTGCGATATGATAACCACAATAATGACAACGCAACTGGTTGTTATGGCTATGATAAGTCAAACTCACATCACAATTAGGACATTGTGGCGAATGCCCGCAAGTGTTACATTCCAATACTGGCGAAAATCCTCTACGATTTTGAAATAAAATCACCTGCTCTCCGCCATCCAGGGTTTCTTTTATTTCAGCGAGCATTTTATCAGAAAAATGCCCTTTCATCTCCTTCTTCTTATACTTGGTTTTTATATCTACAATTTCAATCTCCGGCTCCAGGACATCACCATATCTTCGGTTTAATTCTACAAAAGCATATTTATGATGCTTAGCGTTGAAATAAGATTCCAGAGAAGGCGTTGCCGATCCTAAAACTGTTTTCGCCTTAAAAAAATTAGCCAGAACTATCGCGGCATCCCGTGCATGGTAGCGCGGAGCCGGATCAAATTGCTTAAAGGAAGTTTCATGTTCTTCATCTATCACCACTAAACCTAAATTGGCAAATGGAAGAAATATAGAGGAACGTGCGCCAATTACAATTCTGGCTTTTTCTGAATCTTCTAAAATATGACGGTACACCTCTACTCTTTCGTTAACCGAATATTTACTGTGATAAACTAAAACTTTATCACCAAAATAAGCTCGCAACCGTTCAATTAACTGGGTGGTTAGGGCAATTTCAGGTAAAACATATAGCGCCTGCTGGCCGTTTTCAATAATCTTTTCTATCAGTTTTATGTAAATCTCAGTTTTTCCGGAGGAAGTAATGCCGTGAAATAAACAAACATCCTGCTCCTGTAAACCTGCTTCTATTTCTGAAAACGCTTTCTGCTGAAGTTCACTTAACTGAATCCCCATTTGAGAAGCTTCTCCACTAAAAGCAACTCTATCGGTTTTTTCATAATATTCTTCAAGAATTCCCTTTTTGATAAGACTTTTAATAATTGCTGCTGAAACTCCCGATTTATCGCTTAGGTCTTTTACTTTTAATGGTTTCTTATGCTGCGCTTTTATGCTGAAAAAACTTAGCAAAGCTTCTTTTTGTTTAGGCGCCTTTTCTAATTCATCCAGAAGCTGATGCATCTTGACTTCATTATCATAATCAGGATTTAACCTTACATAGCGTATTTTTTTCGGCTTATACTGCTCATAGATCTCCTGGTTTAGCACTACCAATCCTTTTTGCACAAGTGCGTTAATAATAGGGAGCACGTTTTTTTTATCCAGAATTTTCATAACCTCCTGGATCTTTACCGAAGATTGCCGCTGCAAAGCTTCTATTACCAGGTATTCTTCATCCTCCAATTCGGCTTCTTCAATATTTGCATCTTTGGTTAGTTGCACAATACTTTCGCTTTCCAATAGAAAAGCACCGGGTAATGCCGCCTTTAGCACATCACCTTCAGCGCACATATAATAAGAAGCGATCCAGGCCCAAAACTTTAATTGATGTTTGGTAACTAAAGGGGTTTTATCTAAAATCTGATTTATAGGTTTTGCCTCATAAACCTGTGGTGGGTTTTGATGAATTGCAGCTGTAATTGCGGTATAAACTTTAGACTTCCCAAATGGTACAGCTACGCGCATCCCTTTTTCTAAAAAATTAGCTTCTGCTTCAGAAATAGTATAGGTGAAACGCTTTTGCAGCGGTAATGGTAAAATAACATCTATAAAATACGGCATATTGATGAAGTAAACTACCCTGGGATAACCACCAAGGCATAAAGTTGAAAATTTCTAAATATTTTGATTTAAGACTCGCGTAATAAATCTTACTTAATAAGTAAGTTTAGTCAAAAATAAAAACCATCCTTAAAAAGAATGGTTTTTAAACTATTTAATTTCTTAGAAAATTTATTCGGTCCGTTCCCAAACTTTGGTTTTGTAGAAAAAAGTGACATATCCACGAACATTAAGCTTATCGGGATTCTTATCATCAACCCAAATTTTCCCTTTATATTCTTTTCCAGATTTTGGATCAATTAAAGTACCGTCTACATATACGTCACCTTCCTTTTTAAAATCACGAATAACGTTTAGACCTTCTATGGGTTTGTTTTTAAGTTTTCCCTGGCATTCAGTACATTTACGATCACGGTGCTCTTCTTTGGTAATTCTTATTACTTTACCGTGAATGGCATTGTCTTTTTTATAAATCTCTACTATAGAATTTACACGACCGGCATCATTAACTACTTTCCATTTACCAAACACTTCCTGGGCCTGGAGACCTGAAGACATCAGGACAGATCCAAAAATTAATAGATTAAGTAAGTTGAATTTCGTTATCATTGTCATTATTTCTAATTTTTATTGTTCCCCCAGCATTCCCTCTTTAAGGTCATCATCTGCTGGTTCATTAGAAAGCCATATTCCAAATAAAGCCTTTTTAAACTCCATTCCCTGAATAGTACCACTTTCTTTTCCATTTTTATAGATTACCGAACCTTTATTTGGTAGGTAAACGAGGTCAAAAATATCCCCTTTATTGATCTCATCCTCAAAAAAGCTGATAAACTTCTTGATCTCGGCTGAAATTGGTGCTGTATTCCCACCGGTTGCATTTTCAAAACCTTCATTTACCGCATCCATCATTCGTTGACTGGTAATCATTTTTGAAACTATGTGCAATTTTATTGCCATTGCTTCATCCTTATTCATTATTTCCGAAGCATCCCCCGATTTGGTTTTAAGGTAAAGTCCGCCGGCATACATATCCATCCAGAACTTTTCTCTTACTCCTGCCCCGTTAAGGATTAGCTCTTCAGAACCATATTCTAAAGTATTGGGTAATGTTGCACCACCTATTTCGGTTTGTGCTGAAATTGAATTTAAGCCGAAAACGGCCACAAATAGGACTAATAGTTTTTTCATTTTTAATGTGGTTTTAGGTTGTTAATTTATTTAATTTTTTGCTTCATTTTTATTAAAGATGCATTTAATTCAAAACCTAACAGCAATATATTAGAATTTAACCAGATATACACCATTAATATTAATAATGCACCAATCGAGCCATAAAGCTCATTATAAGTAGAAAAATTTTCTATGTACAAACCAAAAAGGTAAGTGAATATTAAAATTAGAAAGGTAGTAAAGAAAGCTCCTATAGAAAAAAAACGTGCCTGACGTGCTTCTTTGGTACCAAAATAATACAGGGTTGCTACTGCTACATATATAAGTAGAATAAATACCAGGTACTTCACGAAAGCCGTGTTGATATCCATAAATTTTATGTTTAATTCATTGAAATCACTTACAGCATAGGTTAAATAAACAGCTAGAATTACAGTTAGTAATAACAGTAAAGCCATAACGAGTGAAACTCCAACCGCTACCAGGTATTGCCTTACAATAGATCTATTTGCATTGGTATGATAGGAGAATTCAAAACCTGTGAAAATTGCATTTATCCCATTAGTCATTAGAAAAATAGAAACAATAAATGCTATGGAAAGCAATCCTCCCCGTGGGGTATTAGCAATATCCAGGAAAATATCATTAAAAAAATCTGATGTATTTGGCGGTAGCAAAGAATCCATAAAGACCAGGAATTGCAGCTGAAAATCGTCTATAAAATTAATGTAGGGAATTAGGTTAAGCATAAACAGCAAAAACGGAAACAGCGCCATAAAAAAACTAAACGCAAT is a window of Salegentibacter salegens DNA encoding:
- a CDS encoding chalcone isomerase family protein, whose translation is MKKLLVLFVAVFGLNSISAQTEIGGATLPNTLEYGSEELILNGAGVREKFWMDMYAGGLYLKTKSGDASEIMNKDEAMAIKLHIVSKMITSQRMMDAVNEGFENATGGNTAPISAEIKKFISFFEDEINKGDIFDLVYLPNKGSVIYKNGKESGTIQGMEFKKALFGIWLSNEPADDDLKEGMLGEQ
- a CDS encoding YihY/virulence factor BrkB family protein, with protein sequence MAPKKALLSKIEQFSNWWENKTKGIILPGFDGLSLYDLWEIYSGGIIKGTFSTRASAIAFSFFMALFPFLLFMLNLIPYINFIDDFQLQFLVFMDSLLPPNTSDFFNDIFLDIANTPRGGLLSIAFIVSIFLMTNGINAIFTGFEFSYHTNANRSIVRQYLVAVGVSLVMALLLLLTVILAVYLTYAVSDFNELNIKFMDINTAFVKYLVFILLIYVAVATLYYFGTKEARQARFFSIGAFFTTFLILIFTYLFGLYIENFSTYNELYGSIGALLILMVYIWLNSNILLLGFELNASLIKMKQKIK